The genomic DNA GATTTGGACTAGAATCATTGAAGCCATAGAAAAATTTCTGCTTTGTAACATGATTAATCATTTGCTCTTCCTCCTTAGGTAGCCTCGGGGGAATGCAATGAAGATACAGAAGTATACAACATCACTTTGAGCACAGGTGATGAACTTACTCTAATGGGACAAGCAGAAATCCTTTATGCGAAAACATCGAAGGAAAAGTCAAGACTTAACACTATCTTTAAGAAAATTGGAAAACTAAACTCTATTGGCAAGCTTGGACGAGGAAAGATGCCTTGCCTTATCTGTATGAATCACCGGACCAATGAAAGTATTAGCCTTCCTTTCCAGTGTAAAGGTCGACTCAGCACACGTAGTCCCCTTGAGATACAAATGCAAGAGGGTGAGCACACTATTCGCAACATTGTTGAAAAGACCAGGTTACCAGTAAATGTTACTGTGCCATCTGCTCCTCCACGAAACCCTTATGATTTGCACCTAATTCGGGAGGGCCATCGCTATAAGTTTGTGAATATTCAGACTAAGACTGTTGTAGTGTGCTGTGTACTTCGTAACAACAAAATGATTCCCATGCACTTTCCACTTCATTTAGTTGTGCCAAAGTTTACCTTAGCTGAAGGTCTCCTTAAGGGTGAGATGTGGTACGAGAACACAGTTCAACACTCGTTCAACATTTGTCAGGAACAATTCGACATTGAAGAATACTCACGAGCAGTTCGGGACGTTAAGACTGACTGGAATGAAGATTGtaaaagtccaaagaagaccagATGTACTGGACACAGTCACATGCCTAACTCTCTTAGCTATGCTCGTGAAGAACTGACACAGTCTTTCCATCGACTTTCAGTATGCGTTTATGGAAACAATTTGCATGGAAATAGTGAAGTTAATCTACATGGCTGCAGAGATCCAAACAGTGAGTGGACTCTCTTTTCTCATGAAACCCTCCCATCTCAAGATTCaggagacagtgggagtgattatCTGCTGCCTGAAGTGACTGAAGAACCTGCTGGAATCCAGTCACAGCCAGAACTTCCCTATGAAGAGCTCTGGTTAGATCAGGGAACAGGGAAACGGGGTGGACATGATCTTTTCTCTTTGGGGGAGAGATTGAAATCTGGTCAGAGAGCTTCCGTCCACTCCAAATGTCTGGCTTCTTCAGCCCTTTCTTCTCCAGGTCCTTTGTCTACAATTAAACCATCATCTGACatttctctacctccacctccagTGCCTCCAAAGTCTGAAGCTGTAAGTCCCGGTCTTGAGGCAAATTTGCTAAATGCTGTGCAATCATAATGCTTAACTATTTTTAGAAATGTAAGGGTCTGCATGTTCTCAAGAATTCAAAACTAAGTAGTAGCAAAATGTGAAATTTCCTGCGGTGCTTCCTTGGGCTGATTTTCCATTTTCGTAATTGATTTTATGTAGAAGCACTTCATAGAATTCGGCTAGTGAATGAATTGTTCTTTGTTTCTAGGAAAATACTAGGATTTAAGTTTTAACAAATATGACACAAGTGCAAATTTTTATGCTGGATTTTTCTCCTTTCAGAACTTGGAACTTAGGATTTAAAAAATTagtatttaatttaaaaatttgatTTGTGATTTGCAGTTACATGACAACATTGCTCCAGAGTCAAATCAAAGTGGAATAATCCCTGATCTGTGAGTCTGTCATAGCTGGGAAGCAGTGGGATGCTATAAATGGTGTTGGCATTCTTGGGCTGGGATAAAATGTTAGCAAGGCTCCTGTATCTATTAGCTATCCATTGACCACTTAGTATGCATATGTTCGGCCTTTATTGTACGGGCTATTCCTCTTTTCCCCTACCACCACAATGGTTAAGTATCTTGCCAGTACTCACTGCCCAGGATCACATGATGAATGGTTAGCCACTCGAGGACAGCAGGCACTTTAGCTGTATTCTGTAGTCATGAGAGATGGGGAGATGTTacctaaaaaaaaatacaaaactcATGCTTTGAACATTTTTAGCCTCAGCCTTTTGCTATACTTTTACAGAACTCACAAATCAGTAACCATGTTGAAAACTCTACTTGTTTTCTCTACAAGCTACCTAATATCCCAACATTGTTTACTGTTAGAGTGGGACTGAGGATTGAATAATTTTATTCAATATTGTAATGTGTTTGAGCTGTTTTAATCAGCAGTACCTTCTTCCTGTGCTTCTGAATAAATGTCAATCCTGTAATTTTCACTTGTCATATCAAGCCCATTTGCACTGCATTTCTAAGTATGTTGCTATGGTTACATGGTTTTGCTATAATGGTTAACTGCAATGGCATATTATATGCTGTAAATTTACTCAAAAACATGTCCTCAAATGTTGAGCAAATTCTCGCTCTGGATTTGAGGAATTGCTATAATTTTCAGTGGGAATGCCCGGGGAATGTTTTTTCCCCTACAGGGATGAGGAGGTAAAGAACAAAAGGAGGAAGATAAGTAAGACTGCTTAACAGTCAAGCATCGTGATTTTTTTCCTCATCATTGGAACTAAATTTATTAAGTGGGAGTAAGcagtcagcatctgtgaagaatgTGGCAAATTATATTACAGCCTTTCAAAACCTGGTCTCTTGATTCTTGTATAAATGATATCTGACCCATGTAGCATTGTCTCGGCAGATCAGAAAGCCCCAGGTTTAATTCTTACAGTAGCTAATATTTTGAGGCTTGCATTTGTCTCTGGCACATGAAAATCAGCCACAATTcatgctgctgactgctgtccatTGACCCTTTCTCATACTATGTGGGTTTTAGGAAAGACAAAATTGAGTTCAAAGATGATGAGATATGAGGTCAGTAGTCTGCCACTGCTTGCTATCCAACATCATACATGAAAAATAGCTACATAAGCGTGATACTTGAAAAGCTGTAGACATCGAACATTGTCCCAGGGGAAAAGCGGGAAAGAAATCTATTAAAATCAGGATTATAGGTCTGAATCAATAAATTGAGAACTGGGGATTGAGTTTGAGTGGTCTTTGTCCATTCCATAGCATTGTTTCCTATAATTCAGCCCTGAACCATCTTGCTCAAAATGGTTATAAATTAAGGAGGCAGTAGAGACTGGTTCAAAGATGGTTTGCTGCTAATTTTGTTCTTTCCTCGCCCTACATTCTTGAGGCATAGATGGATACAATTTCATGGGTGCAAGCCACCTTCCACTACTTATCCATAAGGCTATTTTTTGGTGGTAATTGCTGGCATGATATTTGATTGCCATGATTGTGTTTTCTGTCATTAATGACTGCTGTTCCAAcgtttactgattttttttttttcctccATCTTTTTCTTTCATGCACCCCTCCGTGTTCACTGGGCTTAACCAACTGACTATTTGGGGAgcacataagaactaggagcaggagtaggcaattcagctcctcgagcctgccccgccattcaatacaatcatggctaatttcatttcagcctcaactccaatttcccgccctctccccataacctttcaacccgttactaattaaaaatctgcctatctcctcaaatttattcagtatcccggcatccactgcactccgacgtagtgaatttcacagattcacaaccctttgagaaaagtaattcctcctctcatctctgatttaaatctaccaccccttagcctaaaactatggctttctcgttctagaatgccccacaacgggtaacatccgctccatgtctactttgtttaTCCCTTTTAGCAtgttatatacctcaattagatctcttctcatccttctGAGCTCCGGTGAGCATAGGCtaaaactgctcaatctctcctcataagataagctccgcatctctggaatcaatctagtgaagctcctctgaaccgcctccaatgcaacgacatccttcctcaagtaaggggaccaaacatgtgctccaggtgcggtctcaccaatgccttgtacagttgcaacaacacttccctatttttatactctattccttttgcaataaatgccaaaaattccatttgcctaccTTATTACCCGCTGTACTTGcacactagctttcagcgattcatgcacgaggacacccagatccctctgcactgaagcattctgaagtttctttccatttaaataataagtcacctttttattcttccaaccaaaatggataacctcacacttatccacattaaactccatctgccaaattttggtccaTTCACCTAACCAGTCCATATCTATTtgaaaatttcttatttcttcattgcaacttactttcccacctattttggtgtcatctgcaaatttagttatagtaccttctatccctgaatccaagtcattaatatagattgtaaatagttggggcccaaggaccaaaccctgtggcacctcacTAGCTAcaagcttgccatccagaaaaatatccatttatcccaactctctgcattctgttggttagccaatcctctatccaagttaatatattaccccaactccatgtgatcttgtgtattaatcttttgtgcagcaccttatcaaaggccttctggaagtccagatatacttcATCTAcaagatccccattatccactttgcttgtcacatcttcaaagaactctagcaaattcgtcaaacacaatttactcttcataaaaccacgctgactctgatggattgcattttgactttccgaatgccccattattatttccttaataatggttccaacaatttcccaatgacagacgttaaaccaactgacctatagtttcctactttatGCCTccgccctttttgaataagggcattatattagcatttttccaatccactggaaccattccagaatccagggaattttggaatattatagccaatgcaccTACTATCTCTGTTGCCATttcctttaagatcctgggatgtcggccatcaagtcctggggaattgtcaccctttaatcccaatagttttctcagtactttatctctagtgatggtgattgttctaagttcctcctcctCTATACCCTCTGCGCTACCTGTTACTATTAGGGCGATACAAGTGTCCTCCAcggtgaaaactgaggcaaaatattgattaagctgccatttctgtgtttccccactatcaacttcccaatctcatcctccaagggaccaacattcacttcagctactctttccttttatatgctTGGAGAAGCTTTtgttatcagtttttacattttgcgccagttttctttcataatttacctttgctctttttattttttttcagtaACCCTTTGTTAATTTCTGaatgtttcccaatcttccagcctgtcactgacctttgcaatttggtatgccttagtttttgcttttaagttatctttaactttcttgcttggccatggatgcttttttcccatcttaccatctttcttcctccttGGAATAtgttttacttgggaggaattgagtATCATctcaaatatctgccactgttcatcaactgtcctaccttgtagtcttcctgcccagtccactagggccaaatctgccctcatgcttatgtagttacctttgtttaactccagaacactagtgtgggactcaagtttctcgctctcaaattgaatttgaaattctagcatgctttgatcactcttccctagaggattctttactatgagatcattaattaatcccatctcattacacaaaaccacatccagaatagcctgctccctggttgattctacaacatattgctccaaaaaacaatctctaatacactctatgaactctcccttgaGGCTACTTTTACCATTTTGATTAGTCCAGTTATatacatattaaaatcacccatgattattgccatgcctttcttacatgctcccaatATTTTCTGGTTTACACTATGCCCTACTACTGAAccactgtttggggacctatagattactacCACCAGGGACtactttcccttgctatttcttatttctgcccagactgactctatatcttgctctccagtgcctatatcattcctcactatagcactgatctcttcctttactaacaaaactacaccaccttcttttccttcctgcctatccttccgaaacactgagtacccctggatattcaattcccaaacctgttctccctgtaacgtctcagtaattgccaccaaatcatacctatttatctctatttgcgctgttaactcattagttttattccgaatgctacgcgcattcagatacaaagcctttaagtttgcctattgtcaattttcctactcttatatgattctttggtgcaacaTGGCAAACACACACTCTGTCCTTTCGTTTCACTTTTTGGTGACAATCAGCCTCATCACtgacctgcactcttaccctctcctcaaACTTTGAGTTTTTATATTTTCATGCATCTGAAcctcgctccccccccaccccccccccccccccccccccccccccgcaactgtTTAGTTTAATACCTTATCTACAACCCTTGTTATGCGATTCGccgggacactggtcccagcatgattcaagtgtaGCCCATCCGGATGGAATAACTCCCTCTTTCCCcggtactggtgccaatgtcccatgaatgcGAACCCATTTCTCctgcaccaatctttgagccacgcatttacctctaatcttattgaccctgtgccaattagctcgtggctcaggtaataatccggagattattacctttctgGTTCTGCTTTTTAGTTAAGTTAATTTAATTCTGTTAAGGCAGAACAGTGAAAGGGGTTCtgcctatatcgttggtacctacatggaccacgacaactggatctttccctcccactccaaattcctctgCAGCCCTGATGAAATATCCTTAACCCtgacaccaggtaggcaacacagccttcgggactctcgatACTGGCTACAGAAAGCAGTATCTATTCTTCTAATGATACTATCCCTGATTATAACTACACTTCTATTTtctccccctacttgaatggctccctgtaccacggtgctatggtcagtttgttcatcttCCCTACAgaccctgctctcatccacacacggAGCAAGAATcttgaacctgttggataagggtaAAGGCTGAAGCTCCTGCAGTGCTTCTCCCTGGATCTTTCTGtttgcctcactcatagtcacaccctcctgtccctgaccactggccgaatttaaggtagttaatctaaggggtgtgaatctctcctgaaacacagcctccaggtaactctccccctccctaatgTGTTGCTGTGCCCGTAACTCAgaatccagctcatcaactctgagccagagttccttgAGCTCATAAAGACGAGGTTGAAATTTCTTTGCATTGTACCTGTCATgcacatcaacagtgctatcaggcagcacttgcttagcaagaacctgctcactgacactcagttgggttcagccagggccactgacgtgacctcattacagccttggttcaaacaaggacaaaagagctgaactccagaggtgaggtgagggtgactgcccttgacatcaaggctgcatttgactgagtgtga from Carcharodon carcharias isolate sCarCar2 chromosome 6, sCarCar2.pri, whole genome shotgun sequence includes the following:
- the garem gene encoding GRB2-associated and regulator of MAPK protein 1 isoform X4 translates to MEVASGECNEDTEVYNITLSTGDELTLMGQAEILYAKTSKEKSRLNTIFKKIGKLNSIGKLGRGKMPCLICMNHRTNESISLPFQCKGRLSTRSPLEIQMQEGEHTIRNIVEKTRLPVNVTVPSAPPRNPYDLHLIREGHRYKFVNIQTKTVVVCCVLRNNKMIPMHFPLHLVVPKFTLAEGLLKGEMWYENTVQHSFNICQEQFDIEEYSRAVRDVKTDWNEDCKSPKKTRCTGHSHMPNSLSYAREELTQSFHRLSVCVYGNNLHGNSEVNLHGCRDPNSEWTLFSHETLPSQDSGDSGSDYLLPEVTEEPAGIQSQPELPYEELWLDQGTGKRGGHDLFSLGERLKSGQRASVHSKCLASSALSSPGPLSTIKPSSDISLPPPPVPPKSEAVKEECRLLNAPPVPPRNAKPSSQSPSIPPRQIRQQTRSPSPTLSYYSSGLHNIGATENDAPPSSEKHSSASCYPCNWINSNALDSGTKSPLRSPILDCPSNRSSWPNQHFGDVDQDSYNFGSEHRSYYSYPRHKIPSTPKSIVSVHFQYGSIECAGGCEAFPVNNFAKQQQSKDGGFHFVPSGCPRSTSYSSDGYREKYLAGNTRQSQSCPILPPRALKFNDEELVDLEALFLSSAIDGAEDEPQICSTDLPEDNFGNKDAPDTFSIPSPPPPLHLQLLPRSSGDGSPWQPPSDLCGLSIEEVSKCLQFIGLPEEIMSLFATEKIDGNLLVQLTEEILSEDFKLSKLQIKKLLQFIGGWRPKM
- the garem gene encoding GRB2-associated and regulator of MAPK protein 1 isoform X3, translated to MEDITFNVKVASGECNEDTEVYNITLSTGDELTLMGQAEILYAKTSKEKSRLNTIFKKIGKLNSIGKLGRGKMPCLICMNHRTNESISLPFQCKGRLSTRSPLEIQMQEGEHTIRNIVEKTRLPVNVTVPSAPPRNPYDLHLIREGHRYKFVNIQTKTVVVCCVLRNNKMIPMHFPLHLVVPKFTLAEGLLKGEMWYENTVQHSFNICQEQFDIEEYSRAVRDVKTDWNEDCKSPKKTRCTGHSHMPNSLSYAREELTQSFHRLSVCVYGNNLHGNSEVNLHGCRDPNSEWTLFSHETLPSQDSGDSGSDYLLPEVTEEPAGIQSQPELPYEELWLDQGTGKRGGHDLFSLGERLKSGQRASVHSKCLASSALSSPGPLSTIKPSSDISLPPPPVPPKSEAVKEECRLLNAPPVPPRNAKPSSQSPSIPPRQIRQQTRSPSPTLSYYSSGLHNIGATENDAPPSSEKHSSASCYPCNWINSNALDSGTKSPLRSPILDCPSNRSSWPNQHFGDVDQDSYNFGSEHRSYYSYPRHKIPSTPKSIVSVHFQYGSIECAGGCEAFPVNNFAKQQQSKDGGFHFVPSGCPRSTSYSSDGYREKYLAGNTRQSQSCPILPPRALKFNDEELVDLEALFLSSAIDGAEDEPQICSTDLPEDNFGNKDAPDTFSIPSPPPPLHLQLLPRSSGDGSPWQPPSDLCGLSIEEVSKCLQFIGLPEEIMSLFATEKIDGNLLVQLTEEILSEDFKLSKLQIKKLLQFIGGWRPKM